The proteins below are encoded in one region of Rhododendron vialii isolate Sample 1 chromosome 7a, ASM3025357v1:
- the LOC131333439 gene encoding acetylajmalan esterase-like yields MAAKNLVSTLALVNLAAYFFLLLQLLPSNAKSLITCHFDQIYQLGDSISDTGNLIREKPIGSATQFTRLPYGETYFKRATGRCSNGRLMIDFIANSSGLPFLSPYKKTDGDFAHGVNYAVAGATALPTEVLAEKHIPTMGTNSSLNVQLDWMSTHLNSICTPETDCLEKLKNSLFMVGEIGGNDYNYALLNGKGIDEVQSLVPEVVEAIIGTVRQVIGYGAARVVVPGNFPIGCFPIYLTTFQTNNSNAYDVHHCLKELNSFSKYHNDQLQEAIQQLKREYPNVVIVYGDYYRAFQWIFQNAPFLGFDFYSTQKACCGAGGDYNFSFTKMCGDPEIPVCQDPSKHLSWDGVHLTEEAYKIMTGWLIHDVLPKLHCFF; encoded by the exons ATGGCTGCCAAAAACCTTGTTTCCACTTTAGCTCTAGTAAACCTTGCCgcctatttttttcttctccttcaacTCCTTCCAAGCAATGCCAAATCACTCATTACTTGTCATTTCGACCAGATCTATCAACTCGGCGACTCGATTTCCGACACCGGCAACCTGATTCGAGAGAAGCCAATTGGTTCCGCGACTCAGTTCACCAGACTTCCCTACGGCGAAACTTATTTCAAAAGGGCAACTGGTCGATGCTCTAACGGTCGACTCATGATTGACTTCATTG CTAATTCATCCGGCCTTCCCTTCCTTAGTCCTTACAAGAAGACGGATGGAGACTTCGCACATGGAGTAAACTACGCCGTTGCTGGCGCCACTGCCTTACCGACGGAGGTTCTAGCAGAAAAGCACATCCCCACCATGGGTACCAACAGCTCGCTCAATGTGCAACTTGATTGGATGTCGACACATTTGAATTCAATCTGTACCCCAGAAACAG ATTGCTTGGAGAAGCTAAAGAACTCTCTTTTTATGGTCGGAGAGATTGGCGGGAATGATTATAACTATGCATTGTTAAATGGAAAAGGCATTGATGAGGTACAAAGCTTAGTACCTGAAGTTGTCGAAGCTATAATCGGTACTGTTAGG CAAGTCATTGGTTATGGAGCAGCTAGGGTGGTAGTGCCGGGAAATTTTCCAATAGGCTGTTTTCCCATCTATCTCACAACATTTCAGACCAATAACTCAAATGCCTATGACGTACATCATTGCTTGAAGGAACTCAACAGTTTCTCAAAATATCACAATGATCAACTACAAGAAGCCATCCAACAATTAAAAAGAGAGTACCCGAATGTAGTAATCGTTTATGGCGATTACTATCGAGCCTTCCAATGGATTTTCCAGAATGCACCATTTCTTG GGTTTGACTTCTACTCTACTCAAAAGGCTTGTTGCGGAGCTGGTGGTGACTATAATTTTAGTTTCACCAAGATGTGTGGAGATCCGGAAATTCCAGTATGTCAAGATCCAAGCAAACACCTCAGCTGGGATGGAGTTCATTTGACAGAAGAGGCGTATAAGATAATGACTGGATGGCTGATTCATGACGTCTTGCCAAAGCTTCATtgctttttttaa